The Pricia mediterranea genome includes a window with the following:
- a CDS encoding PadR family transcriptional regulator, with protein MNVENTKAQMRKGVLEYCILSILNGKDKYASEILETLKDAKMLVVEGTIYPLLTRLKNAGLLSYRWEESTSGPPRKYYALTETGILFLKELDTTWDELRTATNLVTQNK; from the coding sequence ATGAACGTAGAAAATACTAAGGCACAAATGCGAAAAGGGGTGCTGGAATACTGCATCCTGTCCATCCTCAATGGAAAGGACAAGTATGCTTCCGAAATTCTGGAGACCCTAAAAGACGCCAAGATGCTCGTGGTCGAGGGTACCATTTATCCTCTCCTGACCCGTTTGAAGAACGCGGGCCTACTCAGTTATCGCTGGGAGGAATCCACTTCCGGGCCGCCCCGTAAATACTATGCCCTGACGGAAACCGGCATTTTATTCCTAAAAGAACTGGATACGACCTGGGATGAATTGAGAACGGCAACCAATTTGGTGACCCAAAACAAATAA
- a CDS encoding head GIN domain-containing protein: protein MNTLKRIAASALVALFLSSCGFDINISNFGPGKKGNGQVVSETRNITENFTEVSASEGLSVYVTQADAFSVEVEADENIIDLIATDIKNGKLRVHARENIGKATKKIYVSLPEITALQSSSGAQLQSETTLTGDEIEVDGSSGAQLKLDLKADSIEIDASSGANLNLSGEADRAEVDVSSGGNINAKDLQTKACTADASSGGNLKIRVSESLVADASSGGNISYSGEPKVQKKKSFSGSVDRY, encoded by the coding sequence ATGAACACCTTAAAACGTATCGCCGCATCCGCGCTAGTAGCCCTATTTTTATCCTCGTGCGGATTTGACATCAATATCTCGAATTTCGGACCCGGTAAAAAAGGAAATGGCCAGGTAGTCTCCGAAACCAGGAACATCACCGAGAACTTTACCGAAGTTTCGGCCTCCGAAGGCCTAAGCGTCTATGTGACCCAGGCCGATGCTTTCAGTGTAGAAGTCGAAGCGGACGAAAATATCATAGACCTCATTGCGACAGACATCAAAAACGGGAAGCTCCGCGTTCACGCCCGTGAAAACATCGGCAAGGCGACCAAGAAAATATACGTGTCCCTACCCGAGATTACCGCCCTACAAAGTTCAAGCGGGGCGCAGCTGCAGAGCGAAACTACGCTTACGGGAGATGAGATCGAAGTCGATGGCAGCAGTGGTGCCCAGCTCAAATTGGATCTCAAAGCCGATTCGATAGAAATCGATGCCAGCAGCGGCGCGAACCTGAACCTTTCTGGGGAGGCCGACCGCGCCGAAGTGGACGTCAGCAGCGGAGGTAATATCAATGCCAAAGATTTGCAGACCAAAGCCTGTACGGCCGATGCCAGCAGTGGTGGCAACCTTAAAATACGAGTGTCCGAATCCCTAGTGGCAGATGCGAGCAGCGGTGGAAACATCTCCTACTCGGGTGAACCCAAAGTGCAGAAAAAGAAATCGTTTTCTGGCAGTGTC
- a CDS encoding TIGR00266 family protein: protein MNSHEIDYQIFGEEMQYVEIELDPNEAVVAEAGSFMMMDSGIQMDTIFGDGSNQEKGILGKIFSAGKRVLTGESLFMTAFLNAGQGKKQISFASPYPGKILTIDLSEIQGKFICQKDAFLCAAQGVSIGIEFSKRLGRGLFGGEGFIMQKLEGDGLAFVHAGGTLAKKQLVAGEVLKVDTGCIVGFTHTVDYDIEFVGGIKNTIFGGEGLFFATLRGPGTVYIQSLPFSRLAGRVLAALPKGGKDKGEGSILGGLGDILDGDNRF from the coding sequence ATGAATTCACACGAAATTGATTACCAGATATTCGGCGAAGAGATGCAATATGTCGAAATCGAGCTCGACCCCAATGAGGCGGTAGTGGCCGAGGCGGGAAGCTTTATGATGATGGATTCCGGCATTCAGATGGATACTATTTTTGGGGACGGTTCCAATCAGGAAAAGGGCATTCTGGGCAAGATTTTTTCCGCGGGAAAGCGGGTGTTGACCGGGGAAAGCCTTTTTATGACCGCCTTTCTCAATGCAGGGCAGGGAAAGAAACAGATCAGTTTTGCTTCGCCCTATCCGGGAAAGATCCTGACGATCGATCTCTCGGAAATACAAGGGAAGTTCATCTGCCAAAAAGATGCTTTTCTGTGCGCTGCCCAAGGGGTGTCCATCGGAATCGAATTCTCGAAACGCTTGGGCAGGGGACTGTTCGGTGGCGAAGGCTTTATCATGCAGAAACTGGAAGGTGACGGTCTGGCATTCGTACATGCCGGCGGCACCTTGGCCAAAAAACAGTTGGTGGCGGGAGAGGTCCTAAAAGTAGATACCGGCTGTATCGTAGGTTTCACCCATACGGTCGATTACGATATCGAATTCGTGGGCGGAATTAAAAATACGATATTCGGAGGCGAGGGGCTATTTTTTGCCACCTTACGAGGGCCTGGAACGGTATATATCCAATCCCTCCCTTTTAGCCGTTTGGCGGGACGGGTGCTGGCGGCCTTGCCCAAAGGAGGAAAAGACAAAGGTGAAGGCAGTATTTTAGGAGGATTAGGGGATATTTTGGATGGAGACAATAGATTTTAA
- a CDS encoding DUF4870 domain-containing protein, translating into METTLTKHERNLATAIHASTFSKFFIPFGNFIVPLVLWMANKKDYEFVDHNGKQALNFQISLLLYSIVFGFISIPFFLGFFPDILEIGFFGFERLSDYNNLNIHFDSDNFNFGPWMLPLGIAGLVHVALFVINIVYTILATLRTNEGQLFKYPITIKFIK; encoded by the coding sequence ATGGAGACTACCTTGACAAAGCACGAGCGAAATTTAGCGACGGCCATTCATGCCTCTACCTTTTCGAAGTTCTTTATCCCCTTCGGAAATTTTATCGTTCCCCTCGTTTTATGGATGGCCAATAAGAAGGACTACGAGTTCGTGGACCACAATGGAAAACAGGCCCTGAACTTTCAGATCAGCCTGCTCCTCTACTCCATCGTATTCGGCTTTATCAGCATCCCGTTTTTTTTAGGGTTCTTTCCCGATATTCTGGAGATAGGATTTTTCGGTTTCGAACGCCTGAGCGATTACAACAACTTGAACATCCACTTTGACAGCGATAACTTTAATTTCGGTCCTTGGATGCTTCCCTTGGGAATTGCCGGCTTGGTGCATGTCGCACTTTTTGTCATCAACATCGTCTATACCATTTTAGCCACCCTCCGCACGAACGAGGGACAGCTGTTCAAGTATCCGATTACGATCAAATTCATTAAATAA
- a CDS encoding DUF4442 domain-containing protein encodes MGLSAGQFNRFTFFKLPAAWWTGVRVRSISEQICTVTVKYGWRNQNPFNSMFWAVQGMAAELSTGALVINRIRDNGKRISMLVQNNNANFSKKARGKITFTCNDGDLIQAALNKTVATGEGQTFWMRSTGVDEEGTVVSTFNFEWTVRIRK; translated from the coding sequence ATGGGACTTTCCGCTGGACAATTCAACCGGTTCACTTTTTTTAAATTGCCGGCCGCTTGGTGGACCGGCGTACGGGTAAGGTCCATTTCCGAACAAATATGTACGGTTACCGTGAAGTACGGTTGGCGGAACCAAAACCCTTTTAATTCCATGTTCTGGGCGGTTCAGGGCATGGCCGCCGAGTTGAGCACCGGGGCACTGGTCATCAATAGAATTCGTGATAACGGCAAGAGGATTTCGATGCTGGTACAAAATAACAACGCCAATTTTTCAAAGAAGGCCAGGGGGAAGATTACCTTTACCTGCAATGATGGGGATTTGATTCAAGCTGCGTTAAATAAGACCGTAGCCACAGGAGAGGGACAGACCTTTTGGATGAGGTCCACCGGCGTTGACGAGGAAGGAACCGTAGTCTCCACCTTTAATTTTGAATGGACGGTCCGTATTAGAAAATAG
- a CDS encoding PspC domain-containing protein: protein MNKTVNINLANRLFHIDEGAYLKLQRYLQSVKRSFANTPGSDEILADIEARIAELFYEKLENERQVITQKEVDEVIAIMGQPEDYIVDEDIFEDEPQTGKGFTEPKRTRKLYRDTDQKYVGGVSSGLAHYFNIDPVWIRLLWVVLTIGSSGGFILLYGLLWLLVPEAVTTAQKLDMRGEDVNISNIERKVKEGFDDVAQKIKSVDYEGVGNKVKSSGKTFFDTVGDVILFMFKVIGKFIGILLIIIGAATIIGLFIGMITVGIADVVNIPGLNMYHIVDASNMPIWFVSLLGFFAIGIPFFFLLYLGLKILVNNLKSIGRIAKFSLLGLWLISLILLIVFGVRQATARAYSESVQIEENLPFQDVNDTLRIDIASYDRAYRNKRTVKMGDGSVLSRNDAGEEVIVLDDVEIYLEESKDTLASIEIIKESDGPSFERAEEIATDIVYGYSIEGNVLFLNDFITTARKNKVMDQEVRINLRLPLGTLVEFDHETSYRCWRFHFDNDRNLGGCDLQDFVWKVGPKGELVCQGCPDIKQTNTSEKNKISINEDGVDIDIQENGESFTLKISEDGVNLKAKESEREGDHEININSDGVDIDLQGHKDSIDL from the coding sequence ATGAACAAAACAGTCAATATTAACCTCGCCAATAGGCTCTTTCACATCGATGAAGGGGCGTACCTGAAGCTGCAGCGGTATCTTCAATCGGTTAAACGGTCGTTCGCGAATACACCCGGTAGCGATGAGATCCTGGCCGATATCGAGGCCCGTATCGCTGAACTTTTCTACGAAAAACTAGAAAATGAACGTCAAGTCATCACCCAAAAAGAAGTGGACGAGGTAATCGCCATCATGGGGCAGCCGGAGGACTACATCGTTGACGAGGATATCTTTGAAGACGAACCGCAAACAGGCAAAGGTTTCACCGAACCCAAAAGAACAAGAAAGCTGTACCGCGACACGGACCAGAAGTACGTGGGCGGGGTATCGTCGGGATTGGCCCATTATTTCAACATCGATCCCGTCTGGATCAGATTATTATGGGTCGTACTGACCATTGGTTCGAGTGGCGGTTTCATCTTGTTGTACGGTCTCTTGTGGCTATTGGTTCCGGAAGCGGTAACAACCGCCCAGAAACTCGACATGCGGGGGGAGGACGTCAACATCAGCAATATAGAACGCAAGGTCAAGGAAGGCTTTGATGATGTTGCCCAAAAAATCAAGAGCGTCGATTACGAAGGTGTAGGAAACAAAGTAAAAAGCAGCGGAAAGACCTTTTTCGATACCGTGGGCGATGTCATTCTCTTCATGTTCAAGGTTATCGGTAAATTCATTGGTATTCTATTAATTATCATCGGTGCCGCTACAATTATTGGACTTTTTATCGGAATGATTACCGTTGGTATCGCCGATGTTGTCAATATTCCCGGACTCAACATGTACCATATCGTCGATGCCAGTAATATGCCCATTTGGTTCGTTTCGCTGCTGGGCTTTTTCGCCATCGGCATCCCCTTTTTCTTCCTATTGTACCTCGGGCTGAAAATTCTGGTCAACAACCTGAAATCCATCGGACGGATCGCCAAGTTCTCCCTGCTCGGGCTGTGGTTGATTTCCCTAATACTATTGATTGTTTTTGGGGTGAGACAAGCGACCGCCAGAGCGTATTCCGAATCGGTCCAGATTGAAGAAAACCTCCCTTTTCAGGATGTAAACGACACCCTGCGTATTGATATCGCTTCTTACGACCGCGCGTACCGAAACAAGCGTACGGTCAAAATGGGCGATGGAAGTGTTCTTAGCCGGAACGACGCGGGCGAGGAGGTCATCGTTCTAGACGATGTAGAAATCTATCTGGAAGAATCAAAAGACACCCTCGCCAGTATCGAAATCATAAAGGAATCTGATGGACCCTCGTTCGAGAGGGCCGAAGAAATCGCCACCGACATCGTCTATGGTTATTCCATCGAGGGAAATGTTTTATTCTTGAACGATTTTATCACCACGGCCCGTAAAAATAAGGTGATGGATCAAGAAGTCCGTATCAACCTAAGGCTTCCCCTGGGCACCTTGGTGGAGTTCGACCACGAGACAAGCTACCGCTGCTGGCGTTTTCATTTTGACAATGACAGGAACTTAGGTGGATGTGATCTACAGGATTTTGTTTGGAAGGTAGGCCCCAAGGGGGAACTGGTATGTCAAGGCTGTCCCGACATCAAGCAAACGAATACTTCTGAAAAAAATAAGATTAGCATCAACGAGGATGGTGTCGATATCGATATCCAGGAGAACGGCGAGTCGTTCACGCTTAAGATCAGCGAAGACGGTGTTAACCTAAAGGCCAAGGAAAGCGAGCGTGAAGGGGACCATGAAATCAATATCAATAGCGATGGGGTGGACATCGATTTGCAAGGGCACAAGGATTCGATCGACCTGTAG